The sequence aattgatgaaggccaatacaccgtacgttttcttaaccactgagtcaaactgcacagctgttttgagcatcctatggactcgaaccccaagatccctctgatcctccacactgccaagagacttagcattaatactatgttctgccatcatatttgacctaccaaaatgaaccacttaacactcatctggattgaactctatctgtcccttctcagcccagttttgcatcctatcaatgtcccactgtaacctctgacagccctccacactatccacaacacctacctttctgtcatcagcaaactccacttcctcatccaggtcacttataaaaatcacaaagagtaagggtcccagaacagatccctgaggcaccccactggtcaccaacctccatacagaatatggcctgtctacaacctctctttgccttctgtgggcaagccagtactggatccacaaagcaatgtccccttggatcccatgcctgacctactttctcaataagctttgcatggggtagcttatcaaatgTCTGTGAAAGTAGTCATCCAACCAATCATATTTTTCCATGCACATCTTATCACAGCCATGTTATAACAACTTGACCCAAAATGCACATAGAACACTAGGGGTTTTGCTATCACCTTGTACAGCGGTAATATGACAGGTCAGGTGAATGCAAGCATGCCGACTGTCTAAGTCACTGCCCTGTCTATCTGTGGTGCCATTTTCAGGGAATTCCCAATCACCGTGACTACCCTGCACTACTTGTATTACTAAAATGAATCACTTTGCACACAACCGGAATAAGTTCTGTCTGCCATTCCTTGGCCAATCTTCCCAGGTGATCTACATTCTGCTGTAATCATAGACAACCTTATTTGCTCTCCACTGTACCGCCAATATGTCTGTCATTGACTGTTAGCGAACATACTAACAACATTATCGTGCAAATGGCAAATATTATTGACAAGAAGCAGGGAACATGTGAAGCACCACAATTTGCAAAACTCCAATCAGAAAACAAGTCTCCATTACCAAATACTGTCTTCTCCCAGCCACACTTTTCTGATAACCATTCTGATAGCCCATTTACCACCATTCCCGAAATAATAAACATGCTTTCTACTTTCAGTGAGCAATGGCTGGCATTCACTACAACTCAGGGCTGGTGGCAGCTGATCTCCGTGAAGGTGAGAAGAGTCTCCAATCAGCAGTCAAGAGCAAATCAAAGCAGTTCGCCAATGTACTCCTTTGGATTGTGATAATGGGTGAATCTGCGACGGGAAAATCAACACTTATCAATGCTCTGCTTGGGTTGGAGGAAAATGATGAAGGGACCACCTCAGTCATCTGTACAGAGAATGCTACTGGAATAACATCTTACCCCCATCCTACCCTCCCTAACGTCCAGTACTATGACTTCCCTGGGCTGAACACGCCCTGGTTCCCATTGCGAAAGTTAATGAAGGAGACGAAGTTTACCCAGTATGATTTGTTCATCATTGTGACCGATGGTCGGTTTGCGGAGAGTGACCAGTTACTAGCCAAGCTGCTGAAGAAGGCGGGTAAACAATTCTATCTGGTGCGGTCCAAGATCGACGACACTGTCAGGTCGGAGAGCCGGAAGAAGAGTTACAACCAGGAAGAGATGCTCCAGAGTGTGAGGAAAGAGTACATTTCCTCACTACAGGCATCAGAAGTACAGAATCCCCAAGTTTTCCTCTGTTCCGCATTTAATCCAGATTGGTATGATTTTCCTGCATTAAGGGAAACCGTGGTGTCCAATCTATCAGAAGCACAGAAGAGTGTGTACCTGGCGGCACTCCCCTACACATCCGATGTGGCTTTACAGAGAAAACGTAATGTTCTACAGCATTACATGCTGATTCTGTCCGTCATGTCAGGGGTTACCGGTGCAGTTAACATGCTGTTATGTCCACTTCCCTGTGACCTGGTTATCATTGCCTTGGGTATCCAATTCTGTCGGAGGTATATGGGTCTGGACAATAGGTCCCTCGGCAAACTGGCCCAGAGGGTAGGGACAAGTGTGCCGGAGCTGCTGAATGACACAGAGCACAAATTCCTGTTGGGGGATACCACTATTGAGGATCTAATGCTGATAATGCCATTGGCACTGGTACCTTCCGGGGCCAAATGGTGTTTGGGGGCCAACTGGCTCTTTGGGCCCATTCTCGGTTCCATTGTGTGTGGCACACTGTCCTTTGGCCTGACGCTACTGATGCTGAAAAAATCACTGGATGTAATGGTTGCGTCAGCTGAAACAATCATGCAAAATGCAGAGGCAGCAGCTTCTGCAGTTCCGAGTAAAGGCGAAAGTTACTAACGGCTATTGCCAGGGTGTCCCCTCCTACAGTAACCACATGGGGCAATAGCGTTAAACACTTGTGCAAGGAAAACCCCCCATACTGCTTTTGCCCAAAAGATTAATCCTCTTACCCCCTGTAGCAAAAGGCTTTCTTGTTTCTCTACATTGTTTGCTAATTGCATTGTATGTTAATACCTGTTCCtatacccgggggggggggggggggtatccttGTCAACCCCTCCCACGTAATGCACTATGGAACCTTGTTCTAATGCACATCCTTGTCACACCATCCTGATAACTACTATTCAAAGTCCAGTACCTTTCTGGTACCCCATGTCCATCTGgataagaaattctgcagatgctggaaatcaaggggAACATACACGTAAAATGCtgcatgaattcagcaggtcaggcagcaacaatgCAGGAGAATAAACAATAGCTGTTTTGGAATAAAGCCCTTCACCGGCACACTTGTTGATCTTCACTCTGCCTGTGTCCAAGTGTATCCTGTTACCCCTGTAATGAGGATTAAACCTGTTACCTCCGGGTCCAGAAGTTGTTTCTCCACAATTGATGCCTGGACGAATGAATAGGCCACGACCTCCTGGTTTTTTTCTGATTTCAGTCATCTGCAGC comes from Hypanus sabinus isolate sHypSab1 chromosome 12, sHypSab1.hap1, whole genome shotgun sequence and encodes:
- the LOC132402588 gene encoding interferon-inducible GTPase 5-like, encoding MAGIHYNSGLVAADLREGEKSLQSAVKSKSKQFANVLLWIVIMGESATGKSTLINALLGLEENDEGTTSVICTENATGITSYPHPTLPNVQYYDFPGLNTPWFPLRKLMKETKFTQYDLFIIVTDGRFAESDQLLAKLLKKAGKQFYLVRSKIDDTVRSESRKKSYNQEEMLQSVRKEYISSLQASEVQNPQVFLCSAFNPDWYDFPALRETVVSNLSEAQKSVYLAALPYTSDVALQRKRNVLQHYMLILSVMSGVTGAVNMLLCPLPCDLVIIALGIQFCRRYMGLDNRSLGKLAQRVGTSVPELLNDTEHKFLLGDTTIEDLMLIMPLALVPSGAKWCLGANWLFGPILGSIVCGTLSFGLTLLMLKKSLDVMVASAETIMQNAEAAASAVPSKGESY